Part of the Brassica oleracea var. oleracea cultivar TO1000 chromosome C8, BOL, whole genome shotgun sequence genome is shown below.
CGGAAAGTTTGTCCATAATTATTATTAATAATTAATAATAACCCCTACGAAGAAGTAGGGGTTATTGGTTGTTGTATTTTAATGAATTTGAAAATCCGAACTAAATCTAGTGTTATTGGTTCTATGATTTTCAAATATGTATTAAAATCATGTGTTATTGGTTTAATGATTCATAAATTCTATATCAAATCAAGTGTTACTCAATCGTACGGATTTACTAATATATTTGATTTAATAATGGATTTGAATGGATTTGTTTGAATTTTTTAGTTAAAAATACCAAGACTCAAATCCGAGAAAAAACTTCTGGATTTACATATTTTAATTGAATTTATAAATACTATATGGATTTCTAAATCAATCAAAATATATAAACCAATAACACCTCCGAAGTTATTAGGATATGTTCTTATCCACTACTTTGTTTGTTCTATAATAATTGCCACCAGGTCACCAACATTTTTACTTTTGTTGTTTCTCTATTATATTTTCCAGACGCATATATGAGTCCACGTCCTCTCACTGCGATGAGTAATACAATATTATTGATCCCGACACATTTGTCATTGACAACCAAAAAACATACATAAACTTGTATCAGTGTTGCAAGGTAAGGTATATATAAATGAATTCTATAATTTATATAGGTTTATAAAAGTGTAATAGATAATCCTAATAGCTTTTAAAAAAGAGCACCAGAAATAAAACTAAATTGTTGGTAAGAAGTTCAAACTTAACAGCTTATAGTTTTTTGCAACAAAAATTCTAGCCATTGCTATGATCTAGATAAATATTTACAATATGAACTAATACATTTAAGAAACTAATATTTTATATGTATAAGATATTTTAGTATATAAGTCTAGATCACTATATTACAGATCCATCAAAACTGTAGCCAGACTTCTTGATATCTTACTTGAAATTACAGCCCATACATCATTGTTACAAAATAGTAATGGTACAAAGAATATATATCCATATGCCGAAGCTGACATTAGAACAAAACACTTGCTCCTAGGATGATCCACAACCTGTACTTTGATCTTCTTTAATCAAGCTTTTCTTCTGTCCATGACACATAGTTGGACGTTTTAGGAATTTAATTATTAAACCATATTTTTGGCGAACAATTATCCACTTGCACAACCATTTTTAAAACCAAATATAATACCACTATTATTGTACCTTAAATACTAAACCATTATTCAAATCAATAAAAAGCATACTAAATCTTCTCTTTGGAGCCATTCCTTAGCATCAAAGGAAGTGAGAATAAACCGAAATTTGGTTTTGTATTGAACTGAAAGTGTCAGTGCATGTATCAATTAAGTAGCCGCATTACTGCAGTGATTATCGTTTAACTGAGTCTTATAATCTAACCGATTTTCACTAAATGTAATATCAACTACCCTAAATATCATATAGTTATTATTTATTTTTTATAGATTCAGAGATTAATCAGAGTTTCCATATATATGAATTAGAAGAAAAGTTACCTGTCAAATAAGCCAAGGCGTCTGGTTCAAATTTTTGAATGTAATATGAAAAATCCTTGATGGAATAACTAAACAACCAACAGAAACTAAAGACAAGCAATGAACAACCATCATCGCTTTATTCTTTCTTGGCTGATAATTTATGGATTTACCTTATAATTATTTTGGTGTTCAAATATTCTTTACTATTATAATCATGCGTTCACAAAACACAAGACAAAGTAGTAACTTCGTCTGTCTTTATCTACAGTATATATAGTGACAATATATGACATTAATGCAAAGTTGTAAGTATTACATTTGGATATGAAACATCGTATATAGGAACACTCGTTGAGTCTTTTTATATACACATATAAGATCTAATTTGAAACTTATATATTTACAGTCTACGTGACACACGAATCGGATATCCACTCTTCAATCTTGCAAATAATGTCCACTTCTCGATGCTTGGATCTCCATCTACCACCTCCCATCTAAATCATTATTATTAATTTTGGGTCACAAGCATTATTTTTATTATAACCGAAATTACAATTTATGCAATTCATATAAGATAATTGTACGAACCTGTAAGTGGTTATAAAACGGTGGAGAAAAACTACCATCATGGCTTTGGCCATATTAAGTCCAAGACATGTTCTTCCTCCCATACCAAATGCTAAGAAACTGTTTGCTTTTGCTTCCTCCTTCATTTTAGGATTAAGTTATAATAAGTACAAACAAAATAATGTTACTATGCAAACAAGAATAATGAAAGGAAATATGGTTTCTTAAGAGTATCATGTACGTACGTCAAACCTTGAAGGGTTGAACTTGTGAGGTTCACTATATACGTTAGGATCAAGATGAATGGATCTAGCGTCAATGTTTATATTCCATCCTTTATTAATCTTGTATCCTTTCAAATCAGAAAATAATGTATTATAAAAAGCCAGAGATAATCTGTTTTTTCGTAATCTGAGATAATTTATTTAAACAAATAAACTGAAGGCGATCTTTAAATAAAGTATTTATAGCAAACCTTCCATTTCACAGTCTTGAAGTACTAGTCTTGGGAACCAAGGCACAACAGACGCCATTCTCAGAGATTCTTTCACCATCTATGTACAAAAAATTATATATACGTACATATTAAAAACATTGTCCATTGAAACACGTTTGAACGTTGTTATGTATTTACCTTTGAAGCATATGTCATTTCAGTGAGATCATCTAGTTCGAGAAATGGTTTATGTGATGCCTGCTTAGCAAGCTGAGTTTGTTCTTCCTGTTGACCGGTATAGTGACATGTTTTAGAAACAAAACCCTTTGAAAATTGTCTTTATGTTAACTAAATTGAAAAAGCAGAAATTAAAAGTGTGTATATAATCTATAGTATTAATATACATGAGAAACTATTTAATTATAATTTCTTTTTGAACTGTATTAATTTCAAAACTTACAATCAGAATATTCAAAACCTTCTGATTTTCACCGAGGTACTTAACCATCCACGTTAAAGCACTAGCCGTCGTGTCTTGTCCTGCATTTTTGTAGCAAAAGTTTGTAAAAAATGAAATATGATGTAATGATTTACTTTTTTTTTATCTCTAGACTGGTCCAAAAATGATGAATACTAAAATAAATAAATGGGACCTGCAATGATCATGGTCAAAATATTGTCCTTAATCTCAGCATCAGTCAACTTAGTAGAATGATCAGAAGACGAAGCAGAGCCGTCGCTATCTACTGCAAGAAGCTGCTGCAGAAAATCTTCATGATAATTATTATTATGACTATTTGTTTCATTTCTCCTTTCTCTGATTATCTTTTCTAACACCTCCATAACTCTTCCTCTTGCCTGCATCATTTAGAACACATCTCTTCTTATGAATCAAACCAATCCAAGTGTAATAATTAATCTCCATTACTTTGATGTTAAAACATCATAAAACGTACTGACATTACCATGATGCCCTTGTGAAATCTAGTCCAGGGTAAATTGAGAGGAAAAGCTAGCATCGCTTCACAAACAAAGCCAACATCTCTTTGCAATGAACCCAATTCTTCTTCGTTTTCTAGACTTATTAACATCTTACACATTGCTTTGAATGTTATCTGCACCGTTAGTTACCATCTTACTCATATGCTTAGAAATTTCAAATATTAAGACTGACCTTTATAAACAAAATTGATTCATTTCTTTTTAGTTTCAAAAAAAAAAAAATTTGATTCAGTAATTTCAGTTTTTGATTTGGCTAAAGTAAAAATATCATTTTCCTTTTCCAAACTTCCTTTTACACAAGGACGTATGAAATGGGACAAGTTGGGCCGAACATTTTTCATTAAGGAAAACGGCTTTCTAAATAAGCCTTTTCTTAAGAAAAAATGGCTTATTCTTATTCAAACCACATGCAACGTGTGTAAAACAAACCTGGAGCAAATCTGTGAGCAAGACCACTGTACCACGGTGCTCCCATCCACTAAGCGCGTCAACGACGAGTTCATCGAAGTGTCTAACCATCAG
Proteins encoded:
- the LOC106309928 gene encoding abscisic acid 8'-hydroxylase 1 isoform X1, with product MDHLSLCPLVVLLLCLVILALSKIFKTVIQDQEKSTADIPPGSHGFPVVGETLQFMLSVNSGKGFYEFVRSRRIRYGSCFRTSLFGETHVFLSTTESARAVLNNESGMFTKRYIKSIAALVGDRSLLCASQHHHKILRSRFINLFSKKSTALMVRHFDELVVDALSGWEHRGTVVLLTDLLQITFKAMCKMLISLENEEELGSLQRDVGFVCEAMLAFPLNLPWTRFHKGIMARGRVMEVLEKIIRERRNETNSHNNNYHEDFLQQLLAVDSDGSASSSDHSTKLTDAEIKDNILTMIIAGQDTTASALTWMVKYLGENQKVLNILIEEQTQLAKQASHKPFLELDDLTEMTYASKMVKESLRMASVVPWFPRLVLQDCEMEGYKINKGWNINIDARSIHLDPNVYSEPHKFNPSRFDEEAKANSFLAFGMGGRTCLGLNMAKAMMVVFLHRFITTYRWEVVDGDPSIEKWTLFARLKSGYPIRVSRRL
- the LOC106309928 gene encoding cytochrome P450 90A1 isoform X2, coding for MDHLSLCPLVVLLLCLVILALSKIFKTVIQDQEKSTADIPPGSHGFPVVGETLQFMLSVNSGKGFYEFVRSRRIRYGSCFRTSLFGETHVFLSTTESARAVLNNESGMFTKRYIKSIAALVGDRSLLCASQHHHKILRSRFINLFSKKSTALMVRHFDELVVDALSGWEHRGTVVLLTDLLQITFKAMCKMLISLENEEELGSLQRDVGFVCEAMLAFPLNLPWTRFHKGIMARGRVMEVLEKIIRERRNETNSHNNNYHEDFLQQLLAVDSDGSASSSDHSTKLTDAEIKDNILTMIIAGQDTTASALTWMVKYLGENQKVLNILIEEQTQLAKQASHKPFLELDDLTEMTYASKMVKESLRMASVVPWFPRLVLQDCEMEGYKINKGWNINIDARSIHLDPNVYSEPHKFNPSRRKQKQTVS